The following are from one region of the Arachis duranensis cultivar V14167 chromosome 10, aradu.V14167.gnm2.J7QH, whole genome shotgun sequence genome:
- the LOC107472038 gene encoding uncharacterized protein LOC107472038, with the protein MSGRGRGRGRGGWGGGRGMMTYAREMEFELFPEDVTLPSNKVNHDDTLMKDLLRRNARLQNYWKASPYLIEETEENKRMHVERFSDRNKTTFTRDSLSQILVFKEFPKELVRGTATARRPNRKRFRWNPESGIKRIDFFEQLEKKNQVKEGKDEKENKGGENEEEKEEEENVDDEEVEEEEEFGDDDYHQNEYFDDDEDDYNDADEGDDEGTY; encoded by the exons ATGTCAGGCAGAGGACGAGGACGTGGCCGAGGGGGATGGGGAGGAGGCCGCGGTATGATGACATATGCGAGAGAAATGGAGTTTGAACTCTTCCCTGAG GATGTTACTTTGCCTTCTAATAAAGTCAATCATGATGATACTCTCATGAAGGACTTGCTACGACGCAATGCCAGGCTTCAAAATTATTGGAAAGCCTCTCCTTATCTTATCGAGGAAACAGAAG AGAACAAAAGGATGCATGTAGAAAGATTTTCTGACAGGAACAAGACAACATTTACTCGTGATTCTTTATCGCAGATTTTAGTGTTCAAGGAATTCCCTAAGGAGTTGGTTCGAG GTACAGCTACAGCTAGGCGTCCAAACCGTAAAAGATTTCGGTGGAACCCAGAGTCAG GTATTAAGCGAATTGATTTCTTCGAACAGCTAGAGAAAAAGAACCAG GTCAAAGAGGGTAAAGatgaaaaggaaaataaaggaggagaaaatgaagaagaaaaagaggaagaagaaaatgtaGATGATGAAGAGgttgaggaggaagaagaatttggtgatgatgattatcATCAG AATGAatattttgatgatgatgaagatgattaTAATGATGCAGATGAAGGGGATG ATGAGGGTACCTATTAA